The Sulfurospirillum diekertiae genomic sequence TTGTTTGAATGGTGTTTTCATCAAAAAGTGCAGATTGAATACGTGCATAAGGACAAATATAGACACAAAAATTTTCTTTAAGTGCAACGACATCGTAGATCAAAAAAGTAGTAATGCCTATTAAAAAGCCATACATAATTGTGTTATCCAAAGGATGTTGAAGGTAAACAAAAAAATCTTCAGGAGGGATGAAATACCACAAAAAGTTTGATGCTGCGAGAAGCGCTAGACATGCCCAAATAATGATAGCTATAAAGCGCTTTACGATCTGATTTTCAGGTTCTTTTTGTTTGTTATGAATATTTTTACGAATTCCTAACAGTTTGGTTTGTATAAGATCACGAAAAATAACTCTAAAAATCGTTTGTGGACATGACCAACCACACCAAACTCTACCCCCGAGAGTTGTAATAAAAAAGATACCTAAGAAAAAAAGCATAATGACAAAAGGCATTAAGTAAAGTTCTTGCATATCGAAAGCAGTAAAGAAAAGGTTTAACTGCTTTTTATCAAAACTAAGCAAAAAGAAGTGTTTACCTTCTATGGTGATAAATGGCAAAACAAGGGATATAAATGTAATAATGCCAAAACTCATATAGCGTTTCAACCTATAATAAGTAGGCTGAGTTGAACAATCGTTGCTACAATTCATGTACGGTTCCTTCTGTGTAATCTACTGGTGGTTTAATGAGTGAACATTCTTTCGAAATAGAAGATTTTAGTGTGAGTGGTGGTTGTTTGGATGATTTAAGGAGCGAAAATTTAGCTTTTACAAGCTCTTTTAGTCCTCTAGAATTTACATAGTCTTTTAATGAAGTACGACTAACCTTTAAAATTTTTGCAATTTCACTAATAGAAGTGCTTTTTTCAAGGAGTTCAATAACATAAGGGCGATGGACGTCAAATTTTGATTTTGACATTCTACCTTTTGGCCTTCCTTGCGTTTTTTCTTTATCAAGTTGTTTATTGAGCTCTCTTTGTTTAACAAGAAGATCAAGTAAAATTAAAGGTTTTGAGTCGACATGAATACAGGTATTGACATCGGCAATATGTATAGAAATGGAACGTGTGAGTAGACATTCGAAGATTTTGACTAACTCTTCAACATTGTTAGAGAAGGTTAAGAGATCAAAGATGAGAATATGATCATTTTTAGAAAGAGATCGCAAGAAGCCTTTGAACTCTTTACGTTCTTCAAGTTCTAATGTCGGATCCGAATTTTCGATCTCAGTAGTATCGATTTCGATATCATGATGATGAGCATATTTCAAGATTTGTTTCTGTTGAACGACCATTGAAGAGTCATTACTCCTCGCCTTTAAAAGGACAATATTCATAAAAATGTCACCTTTTTATCATTGTTTTATTTGAAAGTATACATTTAATGACGTATAAAGTCAATATAAAATTAGCTTTTATCGTCAATTTTATATTATAAGCATTAATACAGATAATCAGGGAAATGATTTAAGCTTACATGTAATTGTAGTTAGATAAAATGCATTCCTAAATTCATCAGAAAGGTGGTGGATAGAGTATGCCAGGAATTAAAGTACATCCTAACGATTCGTTTGACGAAGCGTATAGAAAGTTTAAAAAACAAGTTGATCGTAACCTAGTTGTAACTGAAGTGCGTGCAAGACGTTTCTATGAAACAGCAACAGAAAAACGCAAAAAAGATAAAATTAGTGCTCGCAAAAAACAGTTGAAAAGACTTTATATGCTTCGCCGTTACGAGTCACGACTCTAACACACACAGCCAAGAAGTTATCTTCTTGGCTTTTCTTCTTGTCCTTCAAAACAATTTCCTCAAACTAAACTAAACTAAGCTGTGATAACATAAGAACAAATATATTTCTCTTCGTTAGCAAAGGGTCATCAAGATGGATAAAAAACTAACTGTTATTGAGGCAGCAAAGCTTTTAGGCGTGAGCAAAGAGGCTATCTACAATCGTTTGCGACGTGGTTCCTTGCAAAGTATTATTGAAAATGGTGTCAAGTACATTTTACTAACAAAAAGTAGTCTAAAGGAAGGTCCATCGATCCGCAAAATAGACAATATGGCAGAGAATGCTTATGTTGAGCTTCTCAAAGTACAACTTGAAGAGATGAAACTTAAAAATGAAAAACTTGAGGCGGATAAAGAGCGTCTCATCGCCGATAAAGAACGTTTGTTGATTGAATCAAAAGAAAAAATCGAAATGATCTATAAAGAGAGAGATGAGCAACTTAAAGCGATTCTGACTTTAGCCAATCGACAAATTACACACACAGGGAATGAAGCATCTACTAACACACCTACGACTATCGTTCCTTCTAGTGCTACCACAGCTTCACAAACACCTTTTTCATTTGAAGAAGCAGACGTTTTAGATGAAGATGAAGAGAATAGGGTCGTGGAAGATATGTTTGAGTCTTATAGTGATTGGAGAGATTTGAGAAGTTATCTCAAAGAAAAAGGATTTTCCAAAAAAGAAAAACAACATATCAGTGATAAAATTGGTAAAAAGATAGGTCAACTGAATGATGTTATGGATAAAAATGGCAAACTTTTTATCAAAAAGGGTAAAAAACTTAAAGAAATTCTAGGAGAGTAAAAATCGTGCAGTATATCCGTAAAATTTCAGATTATATGATCGCAGGAGGCATTGGTGTAATGGTTCTTGTAAGTATGCAAGGCTGTGATCAAAAAGATGAGAATAAAAAATGCTCTTGCAGATGCAGCAAAAACACAAGGAGCACTTGTCATTGTTGATGAAAGCGCTACAGGAGAGTATAAAATAGCCGAAGAGTATCCAAGTTCAACCACACGTGTTATTGTTCGAAAACCTGATGGAAGCGAGCGGATTTTATCACAAGCTGAAATAGATGCTTTAGTCAAAGAAGAGGCAAAAAAAATTGATAACAACACATCTCCTCTGACCAATTCAAATATGAGTTCAGGACAAATGGGATTGGGCGGCATTCTACTCTCAAGTATTGCTGGAGGTATGATTGGTAGTTGGATAGGTGGAAAGCTTTTTAATAACCCAACATATCAAAATCAAAGAGCAACCAATTATTCAAGTCCGCAAGCTTATTCTCGTAGTACAACTAGTTTTAACAAACCAATGTCCACCTCTAGCACAAGCAGTACAACGAAAAGCAGTGGCTTTTTTGGCTCAAGTTCTGGAAGTGGTAGCTCATCTAGTGGTACTTCAAGTTCAAGCGTACCTTCAAGTTCAGGAAGTTAATGATGTTACATGTAGAAAAAATAAAACCGTTAAGTAAGGAATTTTTGGAGTCAATTGGTTTTTATTGGCATACGGATACGGATCAAACATCGTATGTTGCCGATGAGTTAGTGCTTGTCTGTAATGATGAAGTTGAAGCCTATTATGAGGCAGCCAATGAGCTTTATGATATGTTTGCTGATGCTGGGCAATATGTGATTGACAATAATCTATTTCATGAATTAAATATTCCATTCAATTTAGTTGATCTGATCAAAAACTCATGGGCAAATGACGTACATTGGCATCTCTATGGCCGGTTTGATTTTGCAGGTGGCGTTGATGGTAAGCCGATTAAACTGATCGAATTTAATGCAGATACCCCAACATCGTTGTATGAAACGGCCATTATTCAATGGGCAATGCTTAAAGCCAATGGTATGAATGAAGCGAAGCAGTTCAATACTGTTTTTGAAGCACTCAAAGAGAATTTCAAACGTCTTGTGGTACTTGATGGCAATACAGAAGATTTTGCTGCCTCTTATGAGGGATGGAAGATTCTCTTTTCTTCAATTCGTGGTAATATCGAAGATGAAAACACGACACGTTTTCTTCAATCTGCTGCTAATGAGGCAGGCTTTCATACAGATTTTGCCTATGTCGATGAGGTTCAATTTAGTGGAAAAGAAGGTATTTTTAAAGGGGAAGAAAATTTCGAATTTTGGTTCAAACTTATTCCTTGGGAAAATATTGCAATAGAAGAGGGTGACTTGGCACTTCTTTTAGACGAGATGGTCAAAGAGCAACGCGCAATTATCATTAATCCTGCTTATACATTACTGTTTCAAAGTAAAGCTTTTATGAAAATTTTATGGGATCTTTTCCCCAATCATCCATTGCTCCTTGAAACTTCCTATGAACCGCTTACAGGTAAAAAGCAAGTTGAAAAAAGAGCCTTTGGACGAGAAGGTGCTAACACGATTATTTACGATACAGATATGTCTGTTATGGCAAAAGTTGAGGGTGATTATGGTAATTTTAAACCAATCTATCAAGAGTATGTGGAACTTCCAAAAGACGTTGAAGGGAAATCTTATCAAGCGGGTGTTTTCTTCGCGTATGAGGGTTGCGGACTAGGCTTTCGAAGAGGAGGGCTCATTATGGAGAACTTCTCAAAATTTGTTGGGCATAGAATAAAGGACTAAGTAATGAAGATTGTTTTTTTAGATGCTACAACGATGGGAAATGATATTGATTTAGAGCTATTTCAACAATTTGGGATAATTGAGGCATTTGAGACGACAACTGTGTCTGAGCGTGTTGAACATATTAGCGATGCTAAAATTATTCTGACCAACAAAGTTGTTATTGATAAAGAAGTGATGGATGCTTGCCCTAATTTAGGGTTGATTTGTATCACAGCTACAGGGACGAATAACGTTGATTTGGAGTATGCTAAAGAGAAGGGTATTGTTGTTAAAAACGTTGCTGGCTATTCAACTGCATCGGTAGCGCAAACTACGATGATGTTGGTTCTAAACCTCTTGGGTCAATGCGGCTACTATAACCAATTTGTCAAATCAGGGCAATGGACAAAAACCTCTATTTTTACCCATTTAGATCGCTCTTTTTGGGAGATTAAAGGGAAGCGTTGGGGCATTGTTGGGTTAGGAACAATCGGTAAAGAGGTCGCAAAAATTGCTTCTGCATTTGGCGCAAATGTAGTGTATTTTTCAACCAGTGGCACTAACAATGATAGTAATTATGAACGTGTTAGTCTTGAAGTAATGATGCAAACATGTGATGTGATTTCCATCCATGCACCACTAAATGACAAAACAAAAAATTTGATTGCCAAAGAGCAATTCAATCAAATGAAAAAAAGTGCTATTCTTGTCAATGTTGGACGGGGAGGTATCATTAACGAAGATGATTTACGTGAAGTGATTGATACCAAAGAGATTTATGTAGGGCTTGACGTATTGGCAGTTGAGCCGATGATAGAGCATCATCCACTTTTACATGTAAAGCATCCTGAACGCTTAATTATTACACCCCATATTGCGTGGGGGAGCATTGAAGCTAGGCGTGAACTGATGCGACAAGTTGGCGAAAATATCAAAGAATATCTAAGACACTAAGGAGAATATATGGCAGCAAAAGAGCATAGTTTTGATATCACAGCAGAGATTGATAAGCAAAAGTTTAAAGACGCGTATGAGCAAGCGAAAAAGGTTATCACGAATCGATGGGATTTTAAAGGCATTACGTGTGAGTTTGAACACAATGAAAAAGCCAAGACAGTGACACTTATCACAACCACGGATACGAAAGCTGATGCAATGGTTGAAGCACTCATTTCAGAGGCTATCAAACGTGAGATCTCTTCGAAAGCACTCAAAGAGACGAAACGTGAAGTTGCCGGCGGCAATAAAACCAAAGTAACGGTGAGTATTGTCGATGCAATTTCTGGCGATGATGCTAAAAAGATTGTTAAAGAGATTAAAGAGCTCAAACTTAAAGTCCAAGCTTCGATTCGTGGCGATGTTGTCAGAGTTGAAGGCAAAGCAATTGATGATTTGCAAGAAGCTATTAAAGCGATTCGTGGGTGCGATTTTGATTTCCCTGTAAATTTTACTAACCTCAAGTAACCTATGGAACAAGAAGTCCCTCCTATTATTGAGATTATTCCCAAAATAAAAGGGTTTTGGTGTCGCGTAGTGATGTTTAGCCTTTATGGTCTGTTAACATTTACTCCATTTCTTGTGGGTAGTTGGTTAGGCTATTCCTATAATATCGTAATAGGAATAGCCTTTTTCCTTTTTTTAACCTTGGTAAGTGGTGTCATAAGTTCAAAAATGCGTGTTTGTTCAATTCCTTTTGAACAGCGAGAAATGAGTTATTCAACAATGGCAATCGTGAAATGGTATCTCGCAAAAAACATTTGTTTAAAAAACTAAACTATACTTTACATGTAAAACCAACTATCAAGAGAAAATAAATGAAATTTAAAATGACCCGCAATCAGCTTATCGTTGTTGTAGCACTTTTTTTAGTGTTTTTTGACAATATTTCTTTTTTTAAACATGTTACGCAAGTCTATGATGTATCCATTGCCAATAGTGGCTTTTTACTCTCTTTAGGCGTTGTATTAGTTGCTAGTATAACAGTCTTGCTGAGTTTATTCGCTTCACGTTATACTCTAAAACCACTCGCAATAGCATTTTTATTGCTTGCCTCGTTAACAAATTATTTTATGAATACTTACAACGTCATTCTTGATGATACAATGATCCAAAATGCCATGGAAACCAATGCCAATGAGTCATTGGATCTTGTAAACTGGAATCTTTTAGGGTATTTCTTTTTCTTGGGTATTATTCCTTCATTTTTAATTTATCGTGTACCTATCCTTCATGGAAGTTTCAAACAAGAGGCTTGGAATAAGGCAAAAAGTATTGGTATTGCTCTTGTTTTGATTGCAGTGATGCTATTTGCTTTTAATCGTTTTTACACCTCATTTTTTAGAGAAAATAAACCTTTACGTTACTATACTAATCCAACGTATTGCCTTTACTCTGCAGGAAGTTATATATATAATAGCTTTTATAAGAAAGAAGCAACATTAAAACAAATTGGCCTAGATGCAACAAAAGAAGAGGGTGGAACTCGTAAATTGACTATTGTCGTTGTGGGTGAAGCGGCTCGTGCCAATCGCTTTTCACTAAATGGTTATGAAAGACAGACCAATCCTTTACTGCAAAAAGAGGATATTATTAATTTCTCAAATGTCTATTCTTGTGGAACATCGACTGCTATCTCCGTACCATGTATGTTTTCTAATTTAGGACGCCAAAACTATAGTGATAAAGAAGCGAAGTCAACTGAAAATGTTATCGATGTACTTAAACATAGCGGTGTCAATGTATTGTGGAGAGACAATAATTCTGATTCCAAAGGCGTTGCTTTACGGGTAGAGTATCACGATTATAAAATAAGTCAAAACAATACACTGTGTGAAGATGAATGTCGTGATGAGGGAATGTTAGTAGGGTTACAAAAATATGTTGATGCACAAAAAGGTGATATTGTTATCGTCCTTCATCAGATGGGTAATCATGGTCCAGCGTATTATAAACGCTATCCGAAAGCATTTGAAAAATTTACCCCAGTATGCCAAACCAATCAGGTCGAAAAATGCAGTGCTGAAGAGATCGGAAACGCATATGATAATGCTATTTTATATACGGATTATTTTCTCTCTAAAACCATTGCTTTTTTAAAACAGAATGACCAAAATTTCCAAACGTCAATGATTTATATGGCAGACCATGGAGAATCTTTGGGTGAAAAAGGGCTCTATTTGCATGGGATTCCTTATTTTATGGCTCCCGAAGAACAGACACATATAGGGGCATTGATGTGGTTTGGTTCTCAAAGCAAGGAACGCATTGATGTAGTATCTCTCACGCAAAGATCATCACAAGAATACTCACATGACAATCTTTTTCATACAATTTTAGGTGTGATGGGGGTTAAAACAGCACTCTATGATCGTACAAAAGATATACTAACCTACAAACATCAATAAAGGCTTAGCGTGAGAAACCAACCGAAATATCATTTTTTTAAAAATACAACCTATGCGCTCAAGGGTTTAAAAGATATGATCGCTAATGAGACTTCATTTAAAATAGAGCTGGGGCTTGTAGTGATTTTACTTCCTGTTCTATATCTGCTCCCTTTGGATCTTTTGTATAAACTCGTGATGTTTATAGCGCTTATGGGCATTCCTATGGCAGAAGCGATTAACAGTGCAATAGAACGTGTGACAGACCTTGTAACGCTTGAGTATCATGAAATGGCGGGGCGTGCAAAAGATGCAGGCAGTTCTGTTGTCTTTTTAAGTATCGTTATTTTTGTAGTTGTGTGGGGATTTTCACTTATTCACTTTTACATGTAAAGATGCAAGGCTAAACTTTAGCCTTGCAAATAGCGATAAATAGCCACCTAGAGCGTATTTTTAAAGACAACGACAAGTCCCCATGTAATGAAAACTAATGCCCAAATAATCATAATACCAACCGTCGTATTAGCCAGTTTTGTCACAGTACCATCTGCGGTATAAAGACCTTTGGTGCGTCCTGCTCTCCATGCTAAGGTGAGCATAAATCCAACACCTGTAAATCCAACACAGACAAAGGTAGAGAGGAACATAATAACCGTTGGCCAGTCGATGTTCATTGGATAATCGTAGATGCTGTAACCGTATTTGCTCATGATGTTCATACGAATTACTTCACGGAGTGTTGAAATCAAAAGTGCTGTGACCACTAAAACAATGGTTGTAATGTAGCTATTGCTCTCTTTGATGACCATGAAAAGTAAAATAAGCACAAAAAGCACAATGGCAAGTACCAATGGATGGAGAAGCATATTGAGTGTGAGTACCCAAACGGCAAAAAGAACGGCACTAACGAGCAATCCTACGATGGCTATTTTTTTACCAAGGTTTTTCACAAATGCGAGATACTCCGCGGTATACCCATCGCATTTTGAGGTGTAATCTACATAGTTAAGTAAAAAGATACCTGTAACGGGCGCGCTAAGACTGACCATAAAGGCCAATCGTAAAAGATCAATGTGTAAAACCGTTCCTGATGTATCGATCACACCATTGGGTGCGTACCAGTTCATCCATTGTTCAGGTTGAATGGATTCGTTAGCAAACGCGTGCATTAAGACACCTGCTCCGATGAAAGCAACAAAAGAGACGATGCCTATGATTCCTGCCATAGGAGAGTTGCTTCTATTGGCATAATAGAACCAATACCAAAGAGAGTATGCTAACACAAGAATATAGATGAAAGCAACGACCCAAAGCCCAGAAATGGTATTTGTGACATACCAGTTAGCATCGTAAATAACTTGCGTGAATAAAAGAGGTGCAACCCCTAAAACAATCAGTAAAGAGACACTAATTTTTGCCACTTGTGTCATATGACTGCTCAACTTTTTCCAGTTCTCATCAATCGCTTTTTTAGCAGAACCTATCAATGCAAGGGGTATACTTCCTAATGCTAAAAGAACAAAAGCAATATGCAATGCCCATGTTAAAATATACAATGCTTGAAATACAATAGGGTAAAATGGTACGCCAGCAGGATCGCGTAGCGTGTTTAAAACAAGACCGATATCCATAGTTTTCCTCCTATTTATTTTGCGTAGCAAGCCAAGCTGCTAGCGCTTTTGTTTCATCAGCTGGTAGTTTAATCGGTGGGATATAACTACGAACTCCTGCCGCTACAACATCTGTCAATATGGTCTCAATGGTATCCGCATCCATTTCTGGGAACCTATCTGGCAATGGTCTAAACTTAGCTCCTTTTTCCAAAGAGTGGCAGTTTGAGCAGGCAATTTTAGCAATGAGCTTTCCTGCTTCAAGTTGATTTTCAGGCGTAATGGTTCTAAGATGATCTGGAATGAATGGGTCTAGTTGTAATAAACCTTTTTCTGCTACAAGTGCCATTTCAGATTTGACATGTTTGCCAGGAACATCGCGTGCAATCAGCTGATTACTATAGATGTAACGACCTGCAACATAAGGTTTACGCATACTTTCACGCATTTTTTCACCCGGCCAAACACCAATAATACCGATGACAAGCATCATTACGACGGCTAAAACGGTATTGATGGAGCGAGGAAGCACAAAAGCTAACAGCAGATAAAGTGCAATAACACTGACCACAATAATACGAGTCATGCCATCGCTTGCCCATAAAACATCGTGGAAAAGATCCCATGCACTTTGAGGCAATGTTTGGATATACCATAAAAAAGACATCATCACTGTGAGTCCGCCAATCATACCAATAACAGCTAGTTTACGGGTTAGTTCAATTCTAAGTTCTTTCTCTTTAAGACTGCTACTAATGATGAAGCCAATAATGGCTGACATAACAATCATAAAACCGATACGTAAGAACATATGAGGGAAGGTATTGATACCAAAGAATGCATCACTGGCTGAGCCTGTTTGATACCATGCTTCGGTTCCTGGCCACATCATAAAGCTGATGATACCGATAATAAGGAAAAGCGTTGAAACAGAAGCCAACGCGAACATATAGGTAAGTTTAAGATGCGTTTTGCGATCAATTTTCCCAATAGTGTAAATCAGTGTAAAGACACCAATGACCTCCACAATAAAGAAAACCCATTCTGTTGCCCATACCCAAACAAAGTTATGAATCAGCGCACTAATACCTCTTGGGCTTGCCGCTGTGGCAGTGTACCAAATACCAGGTCCTGTAATAGAGCCAATGACATAGGAAAAAATAATCAAGAACATACCATATTTCTTCATATAGTCATACAATTCTGGTCTATCTTCCTTGTACGCCTTGTGTGCTAAAAAAGCAAACAATAAAGCCGCACCCACAGACGTATGTGACGCCATAATGTGAATACTGCCCGTAATTCCCATCAGCCAAGCTGAACCAATTTGCGGAAAATAGAATAGAGGATATAATCCAATGTATTCCACCTAACACCTCCTTAAGATTTTAAAAATGGTTTGCGAAAGCAGAGTCTCTTAATACGTACTATTTTTGTGACATAATGTTGCACCAAGAGGGGAGGTGTCTCTGCCTTTGCAAACCATTTTTGATCATTACATGTAAGAATGTGCTTATGGTTAACGCAGAAAAAAGCTTAGTATTTAAGCCTTGTTTGAGTAGAATTTTTTTGCGTTGCAACAAGCACGTTGTGTTTACCCGATGTAGGTTTGGCGATCAACTCGGGTAAACAGCACTTCAAAACTAAAAATTTCCTTGTGTAAAACAATGACATATCAGTGTTAATTTAATGTTAAATTTAGAGATAGTGAAAAAGAATGGAAAAATGAAGAAGCTTGTAATATATTGTTGGTTTGATGTTTGTTTTGTTTGAAATATAGCAGTGGCTATAAGAGGAGAGAGGTTCTCTCCCCTTATAGATTATTTGATTGAAGAGATATAAGTAGCGAGTGCTTTTACATCATCAGCACTAAGATTTTTGACTTGAGCAGTCATTGTACCTTTTAATACACCACCGTATGTACCTGCTTTGTAACCGTCAAGAGCTGCTGTAATTTTAGCTGCATCCCAACCTGCAATGATTTGTGATTTGTTCAATGCTGATTTTTCTGCTTTTGCCCCATGACAGGTTGCACAGGTTTTAAAAAGGGTTTCACCATCTGCTGCAAAAATAGAAGTAGCACATACAAGACCTGCTAAAAACAATACCTTTTTCATCGTAACTCCTTATGTAAATAATAGGATAATTATATAGATTAAAAGTGAATTTATTGTGAAATAAAAAAGTAATTATTTTAATTTATTAAAAACTTTGTATTGCTCCCAATATGTATCAAGTGCTTCTTGGAGCTCTGTGTCAGTTAGTGTTGTTTTTTTCTTCACTCCAAAGCGGTTAATCAGTCCATCCACTAAGATAGAATTTTCTGCTTTTGGATTTTTAAGATACTGACTCATGGCATGTTTAACTTCCATCTCACTACTGTATTTGAGAAGGTAGCGGTAGAAAAATTTATCAATTTTTATAGCCATGTCTTCATGGCAGGGAATACAATTCTTCTCATATACACCTGTCTTTGCCCAGATAAAAGAGGCTATAATCATTAAAATAAGAACTTTTTTTACCATGCAATCCTCACTGTTGTTCCCTCGTGTAGTTGAGAGTCTATGCTTACATGTAAAGTATATTCTTTGGCGATGGCTGCTACGATACTAAGTCCTATGCCAAAACCTCCAACTGTACGATCAAACCTCACGTAGCGTTCAAAGGCTTGATTGATTTTTTTGGTTTCGATGCCTCTTCCACTATCACTAATCTCAATATATTCAGGTGTCAAAAGTACATGAATCGTTCCACCAATTTTATTATACTTGATAGCATTCGAGAGAATATTATCAATCAGTTTGGCAATTTTCTTACGATCTATCATCAAAAAAACATTTTCTTCAAGCGTAGATGTTAGCGTAAGTTTTTTTGATTCAATCAGAAGTGAAAAATACTCCAGTCGCTCTTCAATAATAACTTTAAGATTGACCTTTTCATCATGAGAAATGATATGATGAGAAAGCACTAAATAGGTAAGATCATCATAGAGATTTGAGATAGTTTTAGATGCAATGGTAATGCGTTTTATTTTTTTTACTAAACTCTCGTCCAAGGTTGCAAGCTCAATCATTTCAATATTAGAGAGAATTGTATTGACAGGCGTGTTGAGTTCATGGGTTGTGTCTTTAATGAAGCGATCTAAGAGCGTAATAGTATCTCTCATCGGGCGTAGAAGAAGACCCAGTAAAAAATAACCAATAACA encodes the following:
- a CDS encoding helix-turn-helix domain-containing protein; translation: MNIVLLKARSNDSSMVVQQKQILKYAHHHDIEIDTTEIENSDPTLELEERKEFKGFLRSLSKNDHILIFDLLTFSNNVEELVKIFECLLTRSISIHIADVNTCIHVDSKPLILLDLLVKQRELNKQLDKEKTQGRPKGRMSKSKFDVHRPYVIELLEKSTSISEIAKILKVSRTSLKDYVNSRGLKELVKAKFSLLKSSKQPPLTLKSSISKECSLIKPPVDYTEGTVHEL
- the rpsU gene encoding 30S ribosomal protein S21, whose translation is MPGIKVHPNDSFDEAYRKFKKQVDRNLVVTEVRARRFYETATEKRKKDKISARKKQLKRLYMLRRYESRL
- a CDS encoding helix-turn-helix domain-containing protein, whose product is MDKKLTVIEAAKLLGVSKEAIYNRLRRGSLQSIIENGVKYILLTKSSLKEGPSIRKIDNMAENAYVELLKVQLEEMKLKNEKLEADKERLIADKERLLIESKEKIEMIYKERDEQLKAILTLANRQITHTGNEASTNTPTTIVPSSATTASQTPFSFEEADVLDEDEENRVVEDMFESYSDWRDLRSYLKEKGFSKKEKQHISDKIGKKIGQLNDVMDKNGKLFIKKGKKLKEILGE
- a CDS encoding glutathionylspermidine synthase family protein, which encodes MLHVEKIKPLSKEFLESIGFYWHTDTDQTSYVADELVLVCNDEVEAYYEAANELYDMFADAGQYVIDNNLFHELNIPFNLVDLIKNSWANDVHWHLYGRFDFAGGVDGKPIKLIEFNADTPTSLYETAIIQWAMLKANGMNEAKQFNTVFEALKENFKRLVVLDGNTEDFAASYEGWKILFSSIRGNIEDENTTRFLQSAANEAGFHTDFAYVDEVQFSGKEGIFKGEENFEFWFKLIPWENIAIEEGDLALLLDEMVKEQRAIIINPAYTLLFQSKAFMKILWDLFPNHPLLLETSYEPLTGKKQVEKRAFGREGANTIIYDTDMSVMAKVEGDYGNFKPIYQEYVELPKDVEGKSYQAGVFFAYEGCGLGFRRGGLIMENFSKFVGHRIKD
- a CDS encoding D-2-hydroxyacid dehydrogenase, which codes for MKIVFLDATTMGNDIDLELFQQFGIIEAFETTTVSERVEHISDAKIILTNKVVIDKEVMDACPNLGLICITATGTNNVDLEYAKEKGIVVKNVAGYSTASVAQTTMMLVLNLLGQCGYYNQFVKSGQWTKTSIFTHLDRSFWEIKGKRWGIVGLGTIGKEVAKIASAFGANVVYFSTSGTNNDSNYERVSLEVMMQTCDVISIHAPLNDKTKNLIAKEQFNQMKKSAILVNVGRGGIINEDDLREVIDTKEIYVGLDVLAVEPMIEHHPLLHVKHPERLIITPHIAWGSIEARRELMRQVGENIKEYLRH
- a CDS encoding YajQ family cyclic di-GMP-binding protein translates to MAAKEHSFDITAEIDKQKFKDAYEQAKKVITNRWDFKGITCEFEHNEKAKTVTLITTTDTKADAMVEALISEAIKREISSKALKETKREVAGGNKTKVTVSIVDAISGDDAKKIVKEIKELKLKVQASIRGDVVRVEGKAIDDLQEAIKAIRGCDFDFPVNFTNLK
- a CDS encoding phosphoethanolamine transferase, with the translated sequence MKFKMTRNQLIVVVALFLVFFDNISFFKHVTQVYDVSIANSGFLLSLGVVLVASITVLLSLFASRYTLKPLAIAFLLLASLTNYFMNTYNVILDDTMIQNAMETNANESLDLVNWNLLGYFFFLGIIPSFLIYRVPILHGSFKQEAWNKAKSIGIALVLIAVMLFAFNRFYTSFFRENKPLRYYTNPTYCLYSAGSYIYNSFYKKEATLKQIGLDATKEEGGTRKLTIVVVGEAARANRFSLNGYERQTNPLLQKEDIINFSNVYSCGTSTAISVPCMFSNLGRQNYSDKEAKSTENVIDVLKHSGVNVLWRDNNSDSKGVALRVEYHDYKISQNNTLCEDECRDEGMLVGLQKYVDAQKGDIVIVLHQMGNHGPAYYKRYPKAFEKFTPVCQTNQVEKCSAEEIGNAYDNAILYTDYFLSKTIAFLKQNDQNFQTSMIYMADHGESLGEKGLYLHGIPYFMAPEEQTHIGALMWFGSQSKERIDVVSLTQRSSQEYSHDNLFHTILGVMGVKTALYDRTKDILTYKHQ
- a CDS encoding diacylglycerol kinase — translated: MRNQPKYHFFKNTTYALKGLKDMIANETSFKIELGLVVILLPVLYLLPLDLLYKLVMFIALMGIPMAEAINSAIERVTDLVTLEYHEMAGRAKDAGSSVVFLSIVIFVVVWGFSLIHFYM
- a CDS encoding c-type cytochrome; the encoded protein is MEYIGLYPLFYFPQIGSAWLMGITGSIHIMASHTSVGAALLFAFLAHKAYKEDRPELYDYMKKYGMFLIIFSYVIGSITGPGIWYTATAASPRGISALIHNFVWVWATEWVFFIVEVIGVFTLIYTIGKIDRKTHLKLTYMFALASVSTLFLIIGIISFMMWPGTEAWYQTGSASDAFFGINTFPHMFLRIGFMIVMSAIIGFIISSSLKEKELRIELTRKLAVIGMIGGLTVMMSFLWYIQTLPQSAWDLFHDVLWASDGMTRIIVVSVIALYLLLAFVLPRSINTVLAVVMMLVIGIIGVWPGEKMRESMRKPYVAGRYIYSNQLIARDVPGKHVKSEMALVAEKGLLQLDPFIPDHLRTITPENQLEAGKLIAKIACSNCHSLEKGAKFRPLPDRFPEMDADTIETILTDVVAAGVRSYIPPIKLPADETKALAAWLATQNK
- a CDS encoding c-type cytochrome, with amino-acid sequence MKKVLFLAGLVCATSIFAADGETLFKTCATCHGAKAEKSALNKSQIIAGWDAAKITAALDGYKAGTYGGVLKGTMTAQVKNLSADDVKALATYISSIK